A single Oncorhynchus tshawytscha isolate Ot180627B linkage group LG01, Otsh_v2.0, whole genome shotgun sequence DNA region contains:
- the LOC112260055 gene encoding endothelial PAS domain-containing protein 1 isoform X2, with protein sequence MTADKDKKSSERRKERSRDAARCRRSKETEVFYELANQLPLPDSVSSHLDKASIMRLAISFLRTRKVIGSGCPNSAEEDRQMDCMYLKSLEGFVTVVTSDGDMIFLSENVNKLMGLTQVELTGQSIFDFTHPCDHDEIRENLNLKTGTGTKGKAFSTERDFFMRMKCTVTNRGRTVNLKSASWKVLHCTGHLKVYNSCTPHGLCGFKEPPLTCLLMMCEPIPHPSNIDTPLDSKTFLSRHSMDMKFTYCDDRVTELMGYSPEDLLGCSVYELYHALDSDSVTKSHQNLCSKGQAMSGQYRMLAKHGGYVWVETQGTVIYNSRNSQPQCIVCVNYVLSDVENKSMIFSMDQTESLFKPHNMNSFFSQSGAAVATEPMEILFTKLKEDPEDLAQLAPTPGDAIITLDFGRPPFEEPHPPLYPKMSPMPPPAPQGRDSDPHKPCPSGDMSKQMAATFSVPQNPTPGSATPSTAPPSLSSYSTPSSPGDYYNERESDLKVELTEKLFALDTEGPKSPGSTQSALSDLDLETLAPYIPMDGEDFQLHPIIPEEVPGGPEGATGPLGHLTTQNSFRNIASLFQNLRSPQSDHYHPAKCAPGDKRGPNHSQMSPMDSRPTLLYTGPIQIPPYHAPASTPLSSMGGHQNLQWPPDPPLNSLLQVNSMGRSHSCQNMPVNMMHKQRSMENFVQAYRDMSPTRISIANNVKRSFTQMAVGDSTLSTPSKMTRNESYAIMDRSLSTSSLEVKGMCMPGGVDKCLIPLQRHRKSRYPGCVNGTSRKSFPKQCCNYKEYRMLPSSKTEGVASRLLGPSIETYCLPELTRYDCEVNVPLQGNLHLLQGSDLLRALDQAT encoded by the exons GCTGCCCCAACAGtgcagaggaggacagacagatggactgtATGTATTTGAAGTCACTGGAGGGGTTCGTCACTGTGGTTACATCGGATGGCGACATGATCTTCCTCTCAGAAAACGTCAACAAGTTAATGGGCTTAACACAG GTGGAGTTGACCGGACAAAGCATATTTGACTTCACCCACCCCTGCGACCACGACGAGATTCGCGAGAACCTCAATCTGAAAACCG GTACTGGGACAAAGGGGAAAGCCTTCAGCACTGAGAGAGACTTCTTCATGAGGATGAAGTGCACAGTGACAAACCGTGGACGCACTGTCAACCTGAAATCAGCCAGCTGGAAG GTTCTGCACTGCACGGGCCACCTCAAGGTGTACAACAGCTGCACCCCTCATGGGCTGTGTGGGTTCAAGGAGCCTCCTCTCACCTGCCTGCTGATGATGTGTGAGCCCATCCCCCACCCCTCCAACATCGACACACCCCTGGACAGCAAGACCTTCCTGAGCCGTCACAGCATGGACATGAAGTTCACCTACTGTGACGACAG AGTCACTGAGCTGATGGGCTACAGTCCTGAAGACCTGCTGGGCTGCTCTGTCTATGAGTTGTACCACGCCCTCGATTCTGACAGTGTCACCAAGAGCCACCAGAACC TGTGCAGTAAAGGCCAGGCAATGAGTGGACAGTATCGTATGCTGGCCAAACATGGAGGCTACGTGTGGGTGGAGACCCAGGGCACAGTCATCTACAACAGCCGGAATTCCCAGCCGCAGTGCATTGTCTGTGTCAACTATGTCCTCAG tgacgTGGAGAACAAGTCCATGATCTTCTCCATGGACCAGACTGAGTCCCTGTTCAAGCCACACAACATGAACAGCTTCTTCAGCCAGAGTGGTGCTGCGGTGGCCACGGAACCCATGGAGATCCTGTTCACCAAACTGAAAGAGGACCCAGAGGACCTTGCTCAACTGGCCCCCACACCTGGAGACGCCATCATCACCCTCGACTTTG GAAGGCCACCATTTGAGGAGCCTCATCCTCCTTTATACCCCAAGATGTCTCCCATGCCCCCCCCGGCCCCCCAGGGCAGGGATAGTGATCCCCACAAACCCTGCCCATCAGGAGACATGTCCAAACAAATGGCTGCCACTTTCTCAGTACCCCAGAACCCTACACCGGGCAGCGCCACCCCCAGCACTGCCCCCCCTAGCCTGAGCAGTTATTCCACG CCCAGCAGCCCAGGGGATTActacaatgagagagagagtgacttgAAGGTAGAGCTGACTGAGAAGCTCTTTGCTCTCGACACAGAGGGGCCCAAGAGCCCTGGGAGCACCCAG TCGGCCCTGAGTGATCTGGACCTGGAGACCCTGGCACCCTACATCCCCATGGACGGAGAGGACTTCCAGCTCCATCCCATCATTCCTGAGGAGGTACCTGGAGGCCCAGAGGGGGCCACCGGCCCACTGGGCCACCTCACCACACAGAATAGCTTCAGAAACATCGCCAGCCTCTTCCAAAATCTGAGATCCCCACAGTCTGACCACTACCACCCCGCCAAGTGTGCCCCAGGAGACAAGAGAGGCCCCAACCACAGCCAAATGAGCCCCATGGACTCCAGGCCTACTCTGCTATACACAGGCCCCATACAGATCCCCCCCTACCACGCCCCAGCCAGCACACCTCTGTCCTCCATGGGTGGACATCAGAACCTGCAGTGGCCCCCAGATCCTCCGTTAAACTCTCTACTACAGGTGAACTCCATGGGCAGAAGCCACTCATGTCAGAACATGCCAGTCAACATGATGCACAAGCAGAG GTCAATGGAGAACTTTGTCCAGGCCTACAGAGACATGAGTCCCACCAGAATCTCCATAGCCAACAACGTCAAGCGCTCCTTCACACAAATGGCAGTG GGTGACTCCACCCTCAGTACTCCTTCAAAGATGACGAGGAATGAAAGCTATGCCATCATGGACAGATCTCTCAGCACCAGCTCACTGGAAG TTAAAGGTATGTGCATGCCTGGGGGTGTTGACAAGTGTCTCATTCCCCTTCAGCGGCACAGGAAGTCTCGGTATCCAGGATGTGTAAATGGTACATCCAGAAAATCCTTCCCCAAACAGTGTTGCAACTACAAAGAATACCGTATGCTGCCCTCCTCCAAAACAGAGG GGGTTGCCAGTCGGCTGTTGGGCCCATCCATTGAGACCTATTGTCTGCCAGAGCTCACCCGCTACGACTGTGAGGTCAACGTCCCTCTCCAGGGCAACCTACACCTGCTGCAGGGCAGTGACCTGCTGAGAGCCCTGGACCAGGCCACCTag
- the LOC112260055 gene encoding endothelial PAS domain-containing protein 1 isoform X1, with translation MTADKDKKRNSSERRKERSRDAARCRRSKETEVFYELANQLPLPDSVSSHLDKASIMRLAISFLRTRKVIGSGCPNSAEEDRQMDCMYLKSLEGFVTVVTSDGDMIFLSENVNKLMGLTQVELTGQSIFDFTHPCDHDEIRENLNLKTGTGTKGKAFSTERDFFMRMKCTVTNRGRTVNLKSASWKVLHCTGHLKVYNSCTPHGLCGFKEPPLTCLLMMCEPIPHPSNIDTPLDSKTFLSRHSMDMKFTYCDDRVTELMGYSPEDLLGCSVYELYHALDSDSVTKSHQNLCSKGQAMSGQYRMLAKHGGYVWVETQGTVIYNSRNSQPQCIVCVNYVLSDVENKSMIFSMDQTESLFKPHNMNSFFSQSGAAVATEPMEILFTKLKEDPEDLAQLAPTPGDAIITLDFGRPPFEEPHPPLYPKMSPMPPPAPQGRDSDPHKPCPSGDMSKQMAATFSVPQNPTPGSATPSTAPPSLSSYSTPSSPGDYYNERESDLKVELTEKLFALDTEGPKSPGSTQSALSDLDLETLAPYIPMDGEDFQLHPIIPEEVPGGPEGATGPLGHLTTQNSFRNIASLFQNLRSPQSDHYHPAKCAPGDKRGPNHSQMSPMDSRPTLLYTGPIQIPPYHAPASTPLSSMGGHQNLQWPPDPPLNSLLQVNSMGRSHSCQNMPVNMMHKQRSMENFVQAYRDMSPTRISIANNVKRSFTQMAVGDSTLSTPSKMTRNESYAIMDRSLSTSSLEVKGMCMPGGVDKCLIPLQRHRKSRYPGCVNGTSRKSFPKQCCNYKEYRMLPSSKTEGVASRLLGPSIETYCLPELTRYDCEVNVPLQGNLHLLQGSDLLRALDQAT, from the exons GCTGCCCCAACAGtgcagaggaggacagacagatggactgtATGTATTTGAAGTCACTGGAGGGGTTCGTCACTGTGGTTACATCGGATGGCGACATGATCTTCCTCTCAGAAAACGTCAACAAGTTAATGGGCTTAACACAG GTGGAGTTGACCGGACAAAGCATATTTGACTTCACCCACCCCTGCGACCACGACGAGATTCGCGAGAACCTCAATCTGAAAACCG GTACTGGGACAAAGGGGAAAGCCTTCAGCACTGAGAGAGACTTCTTCATGAGGATGAAGTGCACAGTGACAAACCGTGGACGCACTGTCAACCTGAAATCAGCCAGCTGGAAG GTTCTGCACTGCACGGGCCACCTCAAGGTGTACAACAGCTGCACCCCTCATGGGCTGTGTGGGTTCAAGGAGCCTCCTCTCACCTGCCTGCTGATGATGTGTGAGCCCATCCCCCACCCCTCCAACATCGACACACCCCTGGACAGCAAGACCTTCCTGAGCCGTCACAGCATGGACATGAAGTTCACCTACTGTGACGACAG AGTCACTGAGCTGATGGGCTACAGTCCTGAAGACCTGCTGGGCTGCTCTGTCTATGAGTTGTACCACGCCCTCGATTCTGACAGTGTCACCAAGAGCCACCAGAACC TGTGCAGTAAAGGCCAGGCAATGAGTGGACAGTATCGTATGCTGGCCAAACATGGAGGCTACGTGTGGGTGGAGACCCAGGGCACAGTCATCTACAACAGCCGGAATTCCCAGCCGCAGTGCATTGTCTGTGTCAACTATGTCCTCAG tgacgTGGAGAACAAGTCCATGATCTTCTCCATGGACCAGACTGAGTCCCTGTTCAAGCCACACAACATGAACAGCTTCTTCAGCCAGAGTGGTGCTGCGGTGGCCACGGAACCCATGGAGATCCTGTTCACCAAACTGAAAGAGGACCCAGAGGACCTTGCTCAACTGGCCCCCACACCTGGAGACGCCATCATCACCCTCGACTTTG GAAGGCCACCATTTGAGGAGCCTCATCCTCCTTTATACCCCAAGATGTCTCCCATGCCCCCCCCGGCCCCCCAGGGCAGGGATAGTGATCCCCACAAACCCTGCCCATCAGGAGACATGTCCAAACAAATGGCTGCCACTTTCTCAGTACCCCAGAACCCTACACCGGGCAGCGCCACCCCCAGCACTGCCCCCCCTAGCCTGAGCAGTTATTCCACG CCCAGCAGCCCAGGGGATTActacaatgagagagagagtgacttgAAGGTAGAGCTGACTGAGAAGCTCTTTGCTCTCGACACAGAGGGGCCCAAGAGCCCTGGGAGCACCCAG TCGGCCCTGAGTGATCTGGACCTGGAGACCCTGGCACCCTACATCCCCATGGACGGAGAGGACTTCCAGCTCCATCCCATCATTCCTGAGGAGGTACCTGGAGGCCCAGAGGGGGCCACCGGCCCACTGGGCCACCTCACCACACAGAATAGCTTCAGAAACATCGCCAGCCTCTTCCAAAATCTGAGATCCCCACAGTCTGACCACTACCACCCCGCCAAGTGTGCCCCAGGAGACAAGAGAGGCCCCAACCACAGCCAAATGAGCCCCATGGACTCCAGGCCTACTCTGCTATACACAGGCCCCATACAGATCCCCCCCTACCACGCCCCAGCCAGCACACCTCTGTCCTCCATGGGTGGACATCAGAACCTGCAGTGGCCCCCAGATCCTCCGTTAAACTCTCTACTACAGGTGAACTCCATGGGCAGAAGCCACTCATGTCAGAACATGCCAGTCAACATGATGCACAAGCAGAG GTCAATGGAGAACTTTGTCCAGGCCTACAGAGACATGAGTCCCACCAGAATCTCCATAGCCAACAACGTCAAGCGCTCCTTCACACAAATGGCAGTG GGTGACTCCACCCTCAGTACTCCTTCAAAGATGACGAGGAATGAAAGCTATGCCATCATGGACAGATCTCTCAGCACCAGCTCACTGGAAG TTAAAGGTATGTGCATGCCTGGGGGTGTTGACAAGTGTCTCATTCCCCTTCAGCGGCACAGGAAGTCTCGGTATCCAGGATGTGTAAATGGTACATCCAGAAAATCCTTCCCCAAACAGTGTTGCAACTACAAAGAATACCGTATGCTGCCCTCCTCCAAAACAGAGG GGGTTGCCAGTCGGCTGTTGGGCCCATCCATTGAGACCTATTGTCTGCCAGAGCTCACCCGCTACGACTGTGAGGTCAACGTCCCTCTCCAGGGCAACCTACACCTGCTGCAGGGCAGTGACCTGCTGAGAGCCCTGGACCAGGCCACCTag